Genomic window (Juglans microcarpa x Juglans regia isolate MS1-56 chromosome 2S, Jm3101_v1.0, whole genome shotgun sequence):
GAATCTCTTTTCCCTATGCTTTGGGTTAACGAGACATTCGAAGTTCTTGCAAGTGTAAGCCGTCCATACAGCGGAGTTGTCGGACGGCGTGGTCCATAAGCTGGTTGGAAGAGGGTATGGTTCGGCATACATAGGAGGGGCGGCAAGGGCGTCGAGGGAGGGCTCACAACCCTTGAGGAGAAGCTTTTGGGCCAGGAGCTTGTCATCGGGGCAGGATCCATTAACTTTGTAAGACATGAAGCGGCTGAGTTATTCAGGAAATAGGTGCATGCTCTGCCAACTGAGGGGTATATGGTGTCGGAATCAAAGTTGGCATTGAATCCAAACGGAAGTGTATGTCCGAACGCAAAGGCAATGAATACAAGTGGGAGGTCCAAAGCAGTATATCCGAGAGAACGGATGCTTTTTTAACTTTAGAAGACTCAATATCCATCGACAAGAGGATGAAAAGGAAGAATAGATTGGTGTTGAGAGACTGTTTATGAGGGGAATCCATGtgatttttgtttctgtttgatTAGCAGCTTTGGGTTAGAGTTGAAGATAGAAAGGGAAATTAATCAGTTGGAACTCCAGTAATGGGTATATTATACCTACGTATGCCTTAAAGAAACAATGGCTTTTCTTTCAAACaaacttattttataaagaattttgagaaattaaagatTTTTGGATAGTAGGTAATGGGAATCATCTTGGAAGTCAACACTGCTCATGAAGCTCAAACAAATCCAACCTGGTCGTGCAAACACAAAAAAGTGAGCAAAGAGCACTAGCATATATATGACATATTTGACTTGTGCAATTTGCATGCCTAGATCGATAGATCCGCATAAGCTGGTAAAAATCTGAACCAAGACACGTGTATGTCAGTATGTGGATAAAAAATGTCAAACCCTAGGAGAGAAAAATGTTTGACTCCTAATCATCTGTTTTATTGAGGATGGGTTAATTATTAAATGCACACACAATTGAGTAAGTTGGAAAGCACAAAGTGAAAAGAACAAAGGAGATGCTGGTTTATAGGTACTTCACGTTCTTACCCCCATTTGGTATCTTACTCAATTGTGATAAGCACAAAGTCCATTACCCCCATTTGGTATCTTGAGGATTTTTGAGAAGAGCTTCAGACCTGCCTGGAGGCATGTTTTATAGAGTGAGTCATGTGTTTCGTGAAGGAAATATTGCGACTGATTTCTTAGCGAGGGTGTTAGCATGGATTGGATTGAAGACAAAGATTCGTTGTCCAGTAAGTTGAGGGGTCTTCTTCGCATGGACATAATAGGTATTCCTTATTTGCGAATTTCGTAATGAGGTTTTTGTTTATATTGCACCtgttttcctctttctttttattcttatcaATGCTAGCTGACCTTTATCTGCAAGtttgtattttccttttaattttctgaGGTGTGCTTTGCTATTGATTGACCTGTAACCTTTAGATAGTTGCCTGTTGTTGCTTTATTTTAGGTCTTTTGGATGCCTAGGTTTTGGTCCTTTATGATTATCTGTAACTCTCAGGTGTTTACTTATAACCATAGTTTTCCttcgccacaagtgagggttatcAATAAACTTAAGATACCGTTCtcttcataaaaagaaaaagaaaaaaaaaaaaaaaacatatcggTCATTTTTGCTCccaaaagaaatagagagaaaaaaaaaatgaagtcccAATTTAGATAGATAGAGCcttccatctcatcttattctattatatctcatctcaatatccaaacattacaaatagaaatattttaaaattttcatctaatcattataattttcttaaactttcaaacaaaatacaaaaaataattcaaattttttcaactttataatatttcgattcaatttttttttctctcatttctaaaatcctataaaacatctcaacacaaattattttactaccaTTAAAGAtcctctcattttatttcaccATTCAAATTAGGCCGAAGTATTTTGAAGTATTTACAAGAAAGAGAGACAGATTTCGTCAACCATATCATTTGTAGCCGACTGATATCAATCTCTGGTACTTGCGTACGTGTTAcagtaaattataataaatcagcaattctatttctatttataagttggCACGCATAATATATCatgattatatgatataatttaatttataatatttaaatttataattttttttacaaactaaatCTTGCTACATCAGTAGTATTGAACGTATCTTCCGTATCGACTTATGAATAGAACTTTTCTTAGAagtttcttaaaatttttctaattaatattttctcaacattaTGAGTTTGTCCTCTCAAACTTGTCACTAGTACAAACtgtacatttattattattattattattattatcattattttctttcaaacatttattaaacatttttaaaaaaattaaaaaaaatgcaccacTTCATTGATAGTCACTtacttaacaattaaaaaataaaatatccaagcAGTAATTTTAATTGAGGGGACAAACTAATGTGgcaaagtataatttttctaatttatcatGTCATACATCGTGTTATTTTTATACTGTTACACTAATGGTTAAGGCATCTTGATCATAGACTAATTTTGAATCTCAAAGTTGCTACTTCtctgaattaaattaaattttctaacAACACAACAACGCTTTTGGAGGCTTGCGTTCGGCGTCTTTTTCGTTTTTTAAAAATTCCAAAGGCtgtcaataatattaatttccaaaatcaatgttcctttctttttttttttttttgaacgtATGGTTGTCTAAGGAATCTTGTCAACTATATTAAGCAATTAGGAAGCAACTGCCAATTATATttccattaatatatttatgtggCAAGCAAATGGTTTTGTAGCCAGGAAGATTGTATGTGGTCCTGCTGGTATCCAGCAAGCCACACCGCGCGCGGGATGTTTTGACTCTGATGATGGTCCATGATTGCtttgtctttatttcctttactttttattgttttgaagtTCTCTacttattattgtaaaatataattgatcaaaaaaaaaaaaaattttttgaacacgagtaatttttttatattagctTATGCATTTAGTGTGACAATAaacatatttacaaatataatCTTCTTGTATTaattgcatgtatatatatatatatatatcaaatagaTAAGTGATGTATAAActcttcactttaattttttaatatttatatatagatgttgATGATCTCTACTTAAGAAATTTAGTGGGCGTCGATATTTACATGGTGTCGACATTTGAATTAAAGTAGGGCAAGCTATTTTGGTCCCCTTCTAATTAAATCAAAGTGTCCTGCTCCAAGAATTGCTTCCATGGAAGAAGCGTCACAAGCCGCGTAGAAATACAAACATTGAGTTCAAAAACTGTACTTTAATGGACGTAAATTCACCACAATGAATGATATTGACAAAATTTTCCTATTTCTTTATAcattttcttcttaaaattgAATCCTGTAATTCTATGTAGATTTGTATGCAATTTTCTTCTCTGATGAGCTGAACATGAAGTAAAAAGAGAAGTGCTAGCTCATGTAATGACTCAAAATGGTCTCTTGAGGTACTTGAAATCCATGGATGAATCAACACAGTCCAACCCAATCCTGCGAATATTCAGCAATTTCAACAATTCGGTCGCCTTATCCTTTAAGCTCTCACCACAACCAACCTGCAAGAGAACCAAGAACTTCTGAAAAGCACCCGCTTGAAGTGCCTCAAGTAAAACACCATTCTCGTCCTTCTTATCATTCCTGCAGAGCTTCCAAAGAATGCAGACTGCAAACTCAGTCACCAACTCCGATACCCGTAACATCTTCTTGACCAGAATAGGCACGGTTAGAGCATTCTTGTAAgcctcttctcttccttctttggaGTCGCAAATGCCAGTCAAAACACCCAAAGCTCTCTCGCATATTCCTTTTTCCGCATCAACAAGGATTTCTAGTAGTAGGGGGACAAGACCCAGTTCCACAAATCTTGATGTGGATCTCACACTGGTTGCAGATGGAGAAATCATGAAGAAAATAGCTGTTAAAGAAGCCTTAGTAGCCTTAGGACAAATAGGCTCCCTTATCATTTTAACCAAAGCTTCAGCAACTCCTTCGATCTCTGCCAAGGAATCAGCATGTCTTTGATTCACAGATAGAAGCTCTTTGAGTACTACAACCACGTTTTGCCTCGCGGAAAGATTCCCACTCTTCAAAAGCCATACCATGCCACCTAAAGATGTCGCCGACCCTAGTTTCAATCGGCCTTCCTCGCCCAGGGGGAACATCCATGTCAATACTGATAATATCTCCTTCAAGAGGTCGGCATGTTTCTCGATCGAGATATTACTACTCGTGAAAGAATAGAATGCATCCGACAACACACAGCCAGTGCCGTTGTTCACAATGCACCGCTTGTTACGGTCGCTCTCCTTTCCCCATGCCTTGATCTTCCCCACCAATTCCCGGCAACTCTTGTGATCCCCACGTTTAGTTGAGACCGCAATTCTTGAACAAATCTGGGAAACCTCGTACTGGGTCACGGGAATTCGAGGCGTCGGGATCCTTTCGATCCCATTAGAACGATTCTGGACACACCAATCTTGAATCATCTTGCGTATCGCATGATTTGGGATCTGGTCAAAGCTCATCAACACCTGGTTACTGACCGGACAGGTTTGGTTGCCGGCTTCGATCCACTTCTCGATGTTCTCTCGATCATACGTGATACCCGTAGACAACGTGACGGGATCTTTCATCAAATCAAGAGAGATCGGACAGCGAAAGTAGGTCGGAATCGTGATCTCCGTTTGTAAATTGCCATCCAAAAGCTCGCTGCTCTTGTTGCCACCACGGCTGGCTCTCAGTCTTCTCCAAGATAAAATCATAGTGCTAATTAACAGTTTTGAATTCGCCTTCTCCAACAAATGATATTATGTCTTTTGCTTATGCTGAGTGCCAGAGAATCTCGAGACTATTTATATCTAAGATATGCGTGTATGAAGCTAGATAGGATCCttatatctcatatataaatatatatatatatatatatatatatatatatattcttcctACGCGGGTCAAAGCTAGGTAAGGTAAGgtagaaaaaaaagagagaagtagAAAGACACgttcaaaatgaaagaaattaagGAGATAGGAACGTTGTTGTAGTATTTGAATGTTGACCGTTGAACGAATGTTCAAGGCTGTCCTTGGTTGCGCACAGCACATAGAGTTACTGGCAATATAGAATGAAGTCGGCTGAGGTTTGACCCGGCGAGTAATGATAcacttatttattttcacataattttattataacgtccttcatttaaaatataattataaaaaatatcaggtgtaaatcatttttcttgacCAGCTGTCTTGGTCTCGGTGGACTGACCCGGTTCGTTGTCCTTCAAGTCTCCGTTCATTTATTTTTAGGGTCTTTAAACGAGTGCAGTTATTATGATCAAACGTGCACGGCGAAGTCTACTGAGGAGTAATTGCTAGGGGCTCTCACTCTCagagtatatatatgtatttttatttattatgtgatgatatatcaattaaaaaattagtgtttatataaataattttaattatatataattatatagcaATTTTTTTCTACTTATAAGTacgaagaataaaatttatatactcgatattgtaaaatttaatttcaaaagaaaattccaaaataaattcTCTTATCAACCAAACAAATGTTATTAAGTTCTGTTTACGTTAACGTGTACATACCAAtttcgaatattattttttaaataattatctaCCGTTTTCTCAATGACTATCTGCACCGGCCAAGATAAGGACTTCCACGTGCAGTCATAGTTTTAGGCCCGTTTGGATTATAatatgatctcatctcattcaataatatcttattttatttcttttcatttcaacaTACAAGCAACACCATAAatacaagcaaaaaaaaaaaaaaaaaaacaacaccataaatatacttttcaattttaaatttttaattattttatatactcattataattttttcaaatattcaaacaaaatataaaaaataactcaattttttcaaatcttaaaataaaaataatataaaaaattatattataacaatattttaattttataatatttttattcaattttttctctaccCTTTTCCATaacccataaaatattttaattcaaattattttattattattcataaattatttcattactataaTTAATAGCATACCATTAGAgactacaaaagaaaaaaaaggttgcaATTAAAACCTATTTAAGTTATAACCAATGTAATgtaaaattcacaaattttccTTCGGTGTCACCGAAGTAGATGAACACGCTTCCAACAACAcaccataaataattttttttttttttttaaaaaaaaaaaagtattttctagaAGGCTACCAGCCTGCAACCGCACCTTTTTCCATCCCTTCCGCCcgctttctttctctctcactttgaAGGAGTTTTCTCAACCATATGTATTAATAGACGTGTAATTTGAAGGTTATGGGCTGTACTGCATTACGAAGTTGTACGCGTCGTGTGTGTACgcaataaaaatatctttacaaatCAATGTTAAGAGCACTAGTTCCGCATCGATAATGGATAGTCCCAGACCAAcgagaatttgataaaaaactTGGGTCAAGGTCCTTCAAGTGAGAGAAGTAAAGTTATTTTAGCTACAAAAGAAATAGATCATTTGACGTGGCTTTTtgtaatacgttaaattataaaattaatatattatataaagtagatataatacATCACgtgaaaatatatcaatttgaaaatttatttttatgtaatttttttatatctataagagctcttttctcattttaaaaaaagtaaagtttacACTTATAAAATTACCTTTTCACGTgggtttcatttaaaaaaaaaaaaatgtaagattgGTATATTTTaagactataaatataaatttaaaaaaaaaattgtcgggTGTGTGTTAGCAGGACCCAAGAGGTTTGGGTCCAACGGCCAGGGTTTGAGTTGAATCACAAGTGGCTAGCTGTTACCTGCTTGGAGAAAAAGGGAGGCCCAACATCGAGAAAGTTTGTGTATTAGCAACGGGCATGTTCAAGGTATCATATGAAAGATTATTATGGGTGGTTTTGGGCCCTCTTTGGACCCAAAACATCTAAATTCTTCTAACGACTT
Coding sequences:
- the LOC121252231 gene encoding U-box domain-containing protein 21-like, producing MILSWRRLRASRGGNKSSELLDGNLQTEITIPTYFRCPISLDLMKDPVTLSTGITYDRENIEKWIEAGNQTCPVSNQVLMSFDQIPNHAIRKMIQDWCVQNRSNGIERIPTPRIPVTQYEVSQICSRIAVSTKRGDHKSCRELVGKIKAWGKESDRNKRCIVNNGTGCVLSDAFYSFTSSNISIEKHADLLKEILSVLTWMFPLGEEGRLKLGSATSLGGMVWLLKSGNLSARQNVVVVLKELLSVNQRHADSLAEIEGVAEALVKMIREPICPKATKASLTAIFFMISPSATSVRSTSRFVELGLVPLLLEILVDAEKGICERALGVLTGICDSKEGREEAYKNALTVPILVKKMLRVSELVTEFAVCILWKLCRNDKKDENGVLLEALQAGAFQKFLVLLQVGCGESLKDKATELLKLLNIRRIGLDCVDSSMDFKYLKRPF